The following proteins are encoded in a genomic region of Nasonia vitripennis strain AsymCx unplaced genomic scaffold, Nvit_psr_1.1 unplaced0237, whole genome shotgun sequence:
- the LOC116418326 gene encoding uncharacterized protein LOC116418326 has protein sequence MDKVREARTQLQAYRNASSDEQLRADCFRVDLDLEQFEVFLQQALEHRETQALTTRYASSSNFPVIQDAQVPQLFVNNKPVLRLFLRDILYRVTRKKLYECLSAQGCTDFSIDSLKNTRKGSVAVISCKLLSSSCAIQIKSCKKELTFTDPRGRVSYIKTRPDQFTQQEPLPSTQPALNKLTLLPTLLVDILQCGDVIKRLAHYLTYNNFLNLYTACHDDPQFHGTALPFDSCYDRYSHPNGLNRMLEDVNNFKFTSISFNTSVNIIEIPFINKLLWRCVSHRPIPDKYLRLREMDLSAVTVSKKTFDLLSDSFAINKLTLGSTIGGCDEFLTVANLESLSFVNNKNLSLKFLTREKCSSLRSLSFNNCQEVPIERLSIHTLQN, from the coding sequence ATGGACAAGGTCAGAGAAGCTCGAACACAGCTGCAGGCATACAGAAATGCCTCTTCCGATGAGCAGCTGCGTGCGGATTGCTTTCGAGTTGATTTAGACCTCGAGCAATTCGAAGTCTTCCTTCAGCAAGCCCTCGAACATCGCGAAACACAAGCACTCACCACCAGATACGCGAGTTCGTCAAACTTTCCGGTCATCCAAGATGCTCAAGTTCCTCAATTGTTCGTTAACAACAAACCTGTATTGCGACTTTTCCTGCGTGACATCCTGTATCGCGTTACTAGGAAAAAGCTCTACGAATGCTTGTCAGCACAAGGGTGCACCGATTTTTCCATAGATAGTCTTAAGAATACAAGAAAGGGCTCCGTCGCGGTCATTTCTTGCAAGTTGCTGTCATCCTCATGCGCTATTCAGATCAAatcttgtaaaaaagaactgacTTTCACAGATCCTAGAGGCAGAGTCTCATACATCAAAACGAGACCCGATCAATTCACTCAGCAAGAACCTTTACCGAGCACTCAGCCCGCATTGAACAAATTAACGCTTCTACCTACTCTTCTTGTAGACATTTTACAATGTGGAGATGTGATCAAACGCTTAGCTCACTATCTTACTTACAATAATTTCCTAAATCTTTACACAGCTTGCCATGATGACCCCCAATTCCATGGCACAGCACTTCCATTCGACTCTTGTTACGATCGGTACTCTCACCCCAATGGTCTGAATAGAATGCTTGAGGATGTCAATAACTTCAAATTCACTAGTATTTCATTCAATACTTCAGTCAATATAATAGAAATTccgtttattaacaaattgttATGGCGCTGCGTCAGCCACAGGCCCATTCCCGACAAGTATCTTCGTCTGCGCGAAATGGACCTATCAGCTGTCACTGTCTCTAAGAAAACTTTCGATTTACTCTCGGACagttttgcaataaacaaaCTCACGTTGGGCAGCACTATAGGTGGGTGCGACGAATTTCTAACAGTGGCCAACTTGGAATCGCTGAGCTttgtaaataacaaaaatttatcgctTAAGTTTTTAACCAGAGAAAAATGCAGTTCTCTGCGTTCTCTATCGTTTAACAACTGCCAAGAAGTGCCTATCGAACGTCTGTCAATACACACCTTGCAGAATTAA